A DNA window from Coffea arabica cultivar ET-39 chromosome 6c, Coffea Arabica ET-39 HiFi, whole genome shotgun sequence contains the following coding sequences:
- the LOC113694155 gene encoding AAA-ATPase At5g57480-like encodes MKEFWTTLASVMGVWAFFQSILHTVFPPELRFASLKLFHRFFNWFSAYCYYDITEIDGVNTNELYNAVQLYLSSSASITGNRLSLTRGLNSSAITFGLSNNDRLMDNYEGVTVLWEHIVTQRQAQTFSWRPLPEEKRGFTLRVKKKDKSVILGSYLDFVMEKASEIRRNNQDRLLYTNSRGGSLDSRGHPWESVPFKHPSTFDTLAMDPINKAEIMADLKDFANGEAFYQRTGRAWKRGYLLYGPPGTGKSSMIAAMANFLGYDIYDLELTEVHTNSELRKLLMKTSSKSIIVIEDIDCSINLTNRKKSGGAANSGGARSNNFDVSPPGTSNGGEDGGNSITLSGLLNFTDGLWSCCGSERIFVFTTNHIEKLDPALLRSGRMDMHVFMSYCSFPALKILLKNYLGYNDGDLERDLEEEFKQVMDKAEMTPADISEVLIKNRRDKERAVWELLEALKMRAEKKSRGLNGTVVEDEEQEKRALDSPKEEEEEEEDDDGELQESCNKRDQNNGDQKNN; translated from the coding sequence atgaaggaattttggACAACTCTAGCATCAGTAATGGGGGTATGGGCATTTTTCCAAAGCATTCTCCACACAGTTTTCCCACCGGAGCTTCGTTTTGCATCCCTCAAACTCTTCCACCGCTTCTTCAATTGGTTCTCAGCCTACTGCTACTATGACATCACAGAAATCGACGGCGTCAACACCAACGAACTCTACAACGCCGTCCAGCTGTACCTCAGCAGCTCCGCTTCCATCACCGGCAACCGCCTGAGCCTCACTCGCGGGCTCAACTCCAGCGCCATCACCTTCGGGCTGTCCAACAACGACCGCCTCATGGACAACTACGAGGGCGTGACGGTTCTGTGGGAGCACATAGTCACTCAGAGACAAGCCCAGACATTTTCTTGGCGGCCGTTGCCCGAAGAAAAGCGGGGCTTCACTTTGCGCGTGAAGAAGAAGGATAAGTCGGTTATTCTGGGATCTTACCTAGATTTTGTCATGGAAAAAGCTAGCGAAATACGTAGGAATAACCAAGATCGGTTGCTTTACACCAATTCACGTGGAGGGTCACTTGACTCCCGAGGCCATCCTTGGGAGTCCGTACCCTTTAAGCATCCTAGCACTTTTGACACGCTAGCTATGGATCCGATCAACAAGGCCGAAATCATGGCTGATCTTAAAGATTTTGCTAATGGGGAAGCATTTTATCAGAGGACTGGCCGGGCTTGGAAGAGGGGATATTTGTTGTACGGACCACCTGGGACGGGGAAGTCTAGCATGATTGCTGCAATGGCAAATTTCTTGGGGTATGACATTTACGATCTGGAGTTGACTGAGGTGCATACCAATTCGGAGCTGAGGAAATTGTTGATGAAAACCAGTTCAAAATCCATTATTGTGATTGAAGATATTGATTGTTCAATTAATTTGACTAACAGGAAGAAGAGCGGAGGCGCTGCTAATTCTGGTGGTGCTAGGAGTAACAATTTTGACGTTTCGCCCCCGGGGACTAGTAATGGTGGGGAGGATGGTGGGAATTCGATTACTCTTTCAGGGTTGTTGAATTTTACAGATGGATTGTGGTCTTGTTGTGGGAGTGAGAGGATATTTGTTTTCACTACCAATCATATCGAGAAGCTTGATCCTGCTTTGCTGAGGAGTGGGAGGATGGACATGCATGTCTTCATGAGTTACTGTTCTTTTCCGGCATtgaagattctcttgaagaatTATTTGGGGTACAATGATGGCGATTTGGAGAGGGATTTGGAGGAAGAGTTCAAACAAGTGATGGATAAGGCTGAAATGACACCGGCGGATATAAGTGAGGTGTTGATTAAGAACAGGCGTGACAAGGAAAGAGCTGTTTGGGAGCTTTTGGAGGCTTTGAAGATGAGGGCAGAGAAGAAAtcaagggggttgaatggtacAGTGGTGGAAGACGAGGAGCAGGAGAAAAGGGCTTTGGATAgtccaaaagaagaagaagaagaagaggaagatgatgatGGTGAATTGCAAGAAAGTTGTAACAAACGTGATCAGAATAATGGTGATCAGAAGAACAATTAA